Proteins encoded in a region of the Schistocerca serialis cubense isolate TAMUIC-IGC-003099 chromosome 6, iqSchSeri2.2, whole genome shotgun sequence genome:
- the LOC126483867 gene encoding putative lipoyltransferase 2, mitochondrial isoform X2: protein MITPVIRVLQVGPMTYGRACHLQRILAKEHTNGNPQLAGSLILVEHPPVYTIGIRKREEYAQDQSRLCALGAEFHVVDRGGLVTFHGPGQMVAYPVLNLRFWKGGLRSYVSRLENTVIHTISNGFALQNVEARPAPYTGVWLGNAKICAIGVRASRQVTTHGLALNCCVDLDWFKHIIPCGLEGCEVTSLSQQLKRKVEIEEVVPYFLTAFATVFQCHLADYPAAEKRKLYVEM from the coding sequence ATGATAACACCAGTGATAAGAGTACTTCAGGTGGGACCAATGACTTATGGTCGTGCCTGTCATCTACAGAGAATACTGGCAAAAGAACACACAAATGGCAACCCTCAGCTTGCTGGTTCATTAATTCTTGTTGAACATCCACCAGTGTATACCATTGGCATCCGGAAGAGGGAGGAGTATGCTCAAGATCAGTCACGTCTCTGTGCACTGGGTGCAGAATTCCATGTAGTGGATCGTGGAGGCTTGGTTACATTTCATGGACCAGGTCAGATGGTAGCTTATCCTGTGCTTAATCTCCGCTTTTGGAAAGGAGGTTTACGATCATATGTGTCTAGGTTGGAGAATACTGTAATACACACAATCAGTAATGGATTTGCACTGCAAAATGTCGAAGCGAGGCCTGCACCATACACTGGCGTCTGGCTTGGTAATGCAAAAATTTGTGCTATTGGGGTACGAGCAAGTCGTCAAGTTACAACACATGGACTAGCACTCAATTGCTGCGTAGATTTGGACTGGTTTAAGCACATCATTCCTTGTGGACTTGAAGGCTGTGAAGTAACCTCATTATCTCAACAGTTAAAACGAAAAGTTGAGATTGAGGAAGTGGTACCTTATTTCCTTACTGCTTTTGCTACTGTCTTTCAATGCCATCTTGCAGATTATCCTGCAGCAGAGAAACGGAAACTATATGTAGAAATGTGA
- the LOC126483867 gene encoding putative lipoyltransferase 2, mitochondrial isoform X1 codes for MAFSEPALWMVQCFPGHWAILCYGMITPVIRVLQVGPMTYGRACHLQRILAKEHTNGNPQLAGSLILVEHPPVYTIGIRKREEYAQDQSRLCALGAEFHVVDRGGLVTFHGPGQMVAYPVLNLRFWKGGLRSYVSRLENTVIHTISNGFALQNVEARPAPYTGVWLGNAKICAIGVRASRQVTTHGLALNCCVDLDWFKHIIPCGLEGCEVTSLSQQLKRKVEIEEVVPYFLTAFATVFQCHLADYPAAEKRKLYVEM; via the exons ATGGCATTCAGTGAGCCTGCATTGTGGATGGTGCAGTGTTTTCCAGGACACTGG GCCATTCTTTGTTATGGGATGATAACACCAGTGATAAGAGTACTTCAGGTGGGACCAATGACTTATGGTCGTGCCTGTCATCTACAGAGAATACTGGCAAAAGAACACACAAATGGCAACCCTCAGCTTGCTGGTTCATTAATTCTTGTTGAACATCCACCAGTGTATACCATTGGCATCCGGAAGAGGGAGGAGTATGCTCAAGATCAGTCACGTCTCTGTGCACTGGGTGCAGAATTCCATGTAGTGGATCGTGGAGGCTTGGTTACATTTCATGGACCAGGTCAGATGGTAGCTTATCCTGTGCTTAATCTCCGCTTTTGGAAAGGAGGTTTACGATCATATGTGTCTAGGTTGGAGAATACTGTAATACACACAATCAGTAATGGATTTGCACTGCAAAATGTCGAAGCGAGGCCTGCACCATACACTGGCGTCTGGCTTGGTAATGCAAAAATTTGTGCTATTGGGGTACGAGCAAGTCGTCAAGTTACAACACATGGACTAGCACTCAATTGCTGCGTAGATTTGGACTGGTTTAAGCACATCATTCCTTGTGGACTTGAAGGCTGTGAAGTAACCTCATTATCTCAACAGTTAAAACGAAAAGTTGAGATTGAGGAAGTGGTACCTTATTTCCTTACTGCTTTTGCTACTGTCTTTCAATGCCATCTTGCAGATTATCCTGCAGCAGAGAAACGGAAACTATATGTAGAAATGTGA